GGGGCGACGACAACTTTAATGGTTGAGCAATTGCAACAGAGGCAAATCTCTCTGACGCCAGCCCAAGCTACTGTCATGGCTTTGGGTATCCATGTTGATACTGGCTCTCTCACCTATGATCATTCCACACCCAGGGACGCCCTAGCTTTGGCTTGGTTAATGCAACAAGGTGCCAGTTTACCAGTGATTACCACTTACCTTGACCCTGGTTTATCTCCGAAATTACAACAGTTATTAACCCAGGGACTGGACAAATTACAATATATATGTATTCGCGGATATGCGATCGCCTGGGTACTGTTGCAAACTGAGGGGTTTGTCCCTGGGTTATCCAGTTTAGCGTCGCAAATTTTGGAGTTAACGGAAATTGACGCCTTATTACTGGCTAATGAATATCCCTTTGGTGAAAGTAATTCTCAACGGTTAACAGTGATTGGGCGATCGCAAATTTCTGGTACAAATCTTAACCTTTTATTCCAACCTTTAGGCGGTGGTGGTCATTCTCAAGCCGCATCTGTTAATCTGCGCGAAGTTGATTCCCAGGCAATCTTAAAACAACTCGTAGACAGTTTCAAGGCGACTATTCCCCATCCTCCCACAGCCAGAGATTTGATGTCCTCTCCCGTCCGCACCATTCGCCCGGAAACCACAATTACCGAAGCACAGCGGATATTATTACGCTATGGACACTCTGGTTTATCTGTAGTTGATACTCAAGGGCAATTAGTCGGCATTATTTCCCGCAGAGATATCGATATCGCTTTACATCACGGGTTCAATCATGCCCCAGTCAAGGGCTACATGACCACAAATCTGAAAACAATTACACCAGATACCATATTACCACAAATTGAAAGCTTGATGGTGACTTATGATATCGGACGCTTGCCAGTATTGGATAATGGACAGTTAATTGGTATTGTCACCCGTACAGATGTTTTGCGGGAACTGCATCAAGGAGAGGGAGAGAGGGAGAAAGGGGGAGAGGGGGAAGAGAAATTCTCGACCTTAGTTGAATTGCAAAATCGTCTGACTCCCCAATTGTGGAAATTGCTGACTAAAGCATCACAAGCAGCAGAAAAACGAGGTTGGCATCTTTATTTAGTCGGCGGTGCAGTGCGAGACTTATTATTAGCTGAAGCTGTACCTGGCACCTTAATGATTACAGATATTGATCTTGTAGTTGATGGCTTTCACAAATCAGCATCTGTCGGTGCTGGTGTAGAATTAGCAAAAGAACTGCAACAAGTTTATCCAAGTGCCCGCTTAGAAATTCATGGAGCTTTTCAAACTGCAGCGTTATTGTGGCACAAAGACCCAGAATTAAATTCTTTATGGGTAGATATTGCCACATCTAGAACAGAATTTTATCCTTACCCAGCCGCAAATCCAGAAGTAGAGGCGAGTTCAATTCGGC
The Gloeotrichia echinulata CP02 DNA segment above includes these coding regions:
- a CDS encoding CBS domain-containing protein; the encoded protein is MDLILCHTTADFDALGAAVGLTCLLPGSKIVLTGGTHPPVRDFLALHRDEYPLIERRSVNPEKIRSLTVVDTQKRDRLGKAAEWLDLPHLQDIIVYDHHLGQALDIPATQLYVSPVGATTTLMVEQLQQRQISLTPAQATVMALGIHVDTGSLTYDHSTPRDALALAWLMQQGASLPVITTYLDPGLSPKLQQLLTQGLDKLQYICIRGYAIAWVLLQTEGFVPGLSSLASQILELTEIDALLLANEYPFGESNSQRLTVIGRSQISGTNLNLLFQPLGGGGHSQAASVNLREVDSQAILKQLVDSFKATIPHPPTARDLMSSPVRTIRPETTITEAQRILLRYGHSGLSVVDTQGQLVGIISRRDIDIALHHGFNHAPVKGYMTTNLKTITPDTILPQIESLMVTYDIGRLPVLDNGQLIGIVTRTDVLRELHQGEGEREKGGEGEEKFSTLVELQNRLTPQLWKLLTKASQAAEKRGWHLYLVGGAVRDLLLAEAVPGTLMITDIDLVVDGFHKSASVGAGVELAKELQQVYPSARLEIHGAFQTAALLWHKDPELNSLWVDIATSRTEFYPYPAANPEVEASSIRQDLYRRDFTINALALRLTSPRAGELLDFFGGLLDLQAKQIRVLHANSFIEDPTRIYRGVRFAVRFGLEIEAQTEAYIRYAINSGIYDRTAQENSKTPALQTRLKAELKHILEAPYWKSALQLLDNLGALQCIHVTLKLDEELLRQLRLLERCLRRFDSQQTLIHWQMRLEALIAHLAPKYRVKVAKNLQLQDDSIARLKNLAQAQTEVNNLTPSPSLQAERGENILPSQVVELLRKYDWQMLILIALQSPRGIRRYIWQYLTVWRHVQPLLNGNDLQKLGYKPSPQFRKIIDDLLKATLDGVIQDITQAQAFLAQNYPL